In Mercurialis annua linkage group LG5, ddMerAnnu1.2, whole genome shotgun sequence, a single genomic region encodes these proteins:
- the LOC126680140 gene encoding uncharacterized protein LOC126680140, with product MVLARRKREPDNENDGGGGGGSGGGGGTYEELREQRIKENKERLEKLGILKLALNLRPTKPTTDKKKKPHNPTLLLSDSPRRSSRLKTMTTVNYTEKVAKTKKGESEDVEIRLGEGSKPEIYKEEDEKLLGDCKMGWTLLVDGYGRDGKRIYDPVRGETCHQCRQKTLGRHTYCYLCDSGQGQFCGDCLYMRYGENVMEVNKNPDWICPVCRGICNCSRCRKTRGWAPTGQIYKKVKQLGFKSVAHYLIQTRKEQFQSEGSDVANMNSGGSELALVEKESQSDKDVLEMGLKEKKVRCPKVIYVNDDDSDDDDDNDDDSDDNSDDNEDDQKITN from the exons ATGGTGTTAGCAAGGAGAAAGAGAGAACCGGACAATGAGAATGACGGCGGAGGAGGCGGTGGTAGTGGCGGTGGTGGGGGAACGTATGAAGAGCTTAGAGAACAAAGAATCAAAGAGAATAAAGAACGGCTGGAGAAGTTGGGAATTCTGAAGCTTGCTCTCAATCTCAGACCAACCAAACCCACCACTGACAAGAAGAAGAAACCCCATAACCCCACTTTGCTTCTCTCTGATTCACCTAGGCGCTCCTCTAG ATTGAAGACTATGACTACTGTTAACTACACGGAGAAAGTAGCTAAAACAAAGAAAGGGGAATCTGAGGATGTGGAGATTAGGTTAGGAGAAGGTTCAAAGCCAGAGATAtataaagaagaagatgagaaaCTTTTGGGTGACTGTAAAATGGGTTGGACTCTGCTTGTGGATGGATATGGGAGGGACGGGAAGCGAATATATGATCCGGTGAGAGGTGAAACTTGCCATCAATGCAG GCAGAAAACACTTGGGCGTCACACCTATTGCTACTTATGCGACAGCGGCCAAGGGCAGTTTTGTGGGGATTGCTTGTACATGAG ATATGGAGAGAATGTGATGGAAGTCAATAAGAACCCAGATTGGATTTGCCCTGTCTGTCGTGGAATTTGCAACTGCAGCCGTTGCCGGAAGACAAGAGGGTGGGCACCTACTggtcaaatttataaaaag GTTAAACAGCTGGGATTTAAGTCTGTGGCACATTATCTGATTCAAACCCGAAAGGAACAATTCCAATCAGAAGGGTCTGATGTTGCAAATATGAATTCTGGAGGAAGCGAACTGGCTCTTGTAGAAAAAGAATCACAGTCTGATAAAGATGTACTTGAGATGGGATTGAAGGAAAAAAAAGTAAGATGTCCTAAGGTTATATATGTAAATGATGATGACAGTGATGATGACGATGACAATGATGATGACAGTGATGATAATAGTGATGATAACGAAGATGATCAAAAGATAACAAATTGA
- the LOC126682764 gene encoding uncharacterized protein LOC126682764 — protein sequence MLIHFISRRFMMVAMTVATAIIAAEGADNNDVFSPCLDATVQIADGFTFGIVFSSRDSFFFDQVQLSPCDTRLGLSGKTAQLAVYRPKVDEISLLTINGTTFDPTMSGGYMVAFAGRKYAARSLPVTVAENNMIVTSFTLVLEFQKGILQNLFWKSFGCGSCSGDFVCLNGKDCAIQNSKCRNLGGPIDCNLGIQLAFSGTDKNLESLNTWYEVSNLRQYSLYGLYSDIQNSIGQVTGQL from the exons ATGTTGATACATTTTATATCTAGACGATTTATGATGGTGGCGATGACGGTGGCGACCGCGATTATTGCAGCGGAAGGAGCTGATAATAATGATGTGTTTAGCCCATGTTTAGATGCCACAGTACAAATAGCTGATGGTTTTACGTTTGGCATTGTATTTTCGAGCAGAGATTCGTTCTTTTTCGATCAAGTTCAACTTTCACCTTGCGACACTCGGCTTGGTCTCTCCGGAAAAACGGCACAACTTGCTGTTTATAGGCCTAAAGTTGATGAGATTTCTCTGCTCACCATCAATGGCACAACCTTTGATCCG ACTATGTCCGGTGGCTATATGGTAGCATTCGCAGGAAGGAAGTATGCGGCAAGATCACTTCCAGTTACAGTTGCTGAGAATAATATGATTGTTACTAGCTTCACTTTG GTACTTGAATTCCAGAAGGGCATACTGCAGAACTTGTTCTGGAAGAGTTTTGGCTGCGGTTCTTGCTCCGGAGACTTTGTTTGCCTCAACGGCAAAGACTGTGCAATCCAAAATTCTAAATGCAGAAATCTTGGTGGCCCCATTGACTGCAATCTAGGGATACAATTAGCATTCTCTGGTACTGATAAGAATCTCGAATCACTCAACACATGGTACGAGGTTTCAAATCTCCGGCAGTACTCCCTTTACGGCTTATATTCTGATATTCAAAACTCGATTGGTCAAGTTACGGGTCAGCTATAA